CTTCACTCACAGATCGCGGACATCCCGGACACACAGCGCATTTACCACAGAATCCTTATTTACGCACGAACTCCGTCATTATTTTCAGCACAACCTCACTTGTGTTTGTTTTGGGCTATTTCCTGGCCTTGGTGCCCCTCCCACGTACAGAGAAGgtgctttaaaaattatcctgCTGATTTGGTCTTGGGAAGAAGGTTACATAACTAGTTGGAATAGTGGTAGGTTGTAAAATATTGAACGTATAGTCTTATTCCCTCTTTACAAACCTTAAAACTTAACTGTGGCTGGTTGCTTGCCTTTTAGAGCAGACTGTCAAGGAGAGTCAAATCTGTTCTGCTGAGTAATTAGATACGGAAGAGCCAGTGAAAATACATGGCTGTGTTCCTGTCAGGGTCCTCAGCATTCCACactttccttccccaaaccttTATTTCAAGCATGCTTTTGACACACCAGTATTAGAAGTTATTGGTGAGTCAAAAACAAACTGAACAGTTTGAGTACTAGTAGTAAACGAAATATAGAgtggctattgtaaatatctTCCAAATATTAACATTTGCCTGTCAGCCTGAATATTAACTTCTGCCccaagaagaaatatatttttggaattatTGTATTTAGAGAAACCTCTTTCCTCATACCTTCACACAAATGCTCACTTAACATTATTTATTCCTTAGGGTGTTCACTATTTGTAAGTCTCTTTATAAATGATATTGTTTCCCTCCTGCCCACCAGACCATTAATTAAAGCATCATTTTTGACAGAGGAGTAGCTACTCTGGGAAGACTTACTAAGTTAGGCCTAAGACTGTGACATATTCCTCCTGAGCACAATGGCACTGTGCTTTGTGGATGGGAACAAATCTGTTCTTTGTTAACAGGAGTAGGTGTTTTTCTTTGAAAGCCAGTTGTAGGATTCTAACATGTTGGcggtcttttgtatttttaagtgcAGCACAAAGTGTGAAACTTTACCTCTGGCATTTAGTTTTGGTAGtcatggctttgttttttttgctttttcagagTTCTTTTCAGTTCTATAATAGAATGCTCAGCAGCTTAGTAGGATGAATTACTAGTGGTTGCCATTTAGCAGGATAAGAAAGATTACCTCAGCTGTTCCTTCTTTAGAATTTGGTTTAACAAACTCTATTAACAAACACTCCCAACAGTCCTACAATATAAAATTGTGCATATGATCAAGATCCTGAGTGTCTTCTAAATAATCAAAACATGATTCAGTGGAATACATTTGAGCACGTATTAGGTACAGTTTAGGTTCAGTAAAGAgttgtttcaattttttgttaaatttgaaatatttatgtagttTACATATCATAactttgtaaattaaaataatccatGAACCAACAGTCCCCATTCACCAGTCATCCTAGTGACAGGTTATCAGAATGGGGAAAGTCTGATTCCATTGCATTTGATTAACATCAGTTTAAGCTTTTATTACCTGAAATTGAAAAATCTACTTCTTTTTTCACTACATTTATTCCTAGTTTTGCAGTTGCATACACAAAGAAGGCCATATtaattctataaagaaaaagtTCCAGACTTGTGGGTATAAGACAAAGTTTAGagccttttccttttaaaaggagGCAAAGAATAATACACTAATAGGTACTCTAGCCCCTTGGGGTACAaaaacagttaagaaaaaaaaaaaatagaggcagTTACTAACAGTGTTTTAAACATGactctgaatcttttttttttttaatataaagattttatttatttatttgagagggggggaGCACAGGGCAGGGGCAAGTGTTGGAGGGGGTGGgacaaagagaaagggagaagcagactccccactgagtgcggagcctgactcaaggctcatcccaggacccagagaacatgacctgagcctaaaaggagaatcagactccccactgagtgcggagcctgactcaAGGCTCATCCCAGGGCCcagagaacatgacctgagcctaaaaggagaatcagactccccactgagtgcggagcctgactcaaggctcatcccaggacccagagaacatgacctgagcctaagggagatgcttaaccgactgagccacctaggctccccaaCCTGACTCTGAATCTTATAAAATTTCTTAATTCATAAAACACTCTCACACTTCCCAATGAGAATTTCCTAACATGCTTAATATATTTGTGTAAATGTGTACaaccctttaatatttcttatgatTAATTAATGTTCAGGTAACATAACATTTATGCTCACTACATGCCAGACATGCATTTTTTGGTTTAGTTGTCAAGTAATTCTTATAAGGAAGGTACtgttacttccattttacagcAGAGACACTGGGGCACAGacgttaagtaacttgcccgagatcacacagctaatattGAGGCCAGATtgacaaaactttttatttttctattttgtaaacaTATGTATTTGATTGAGGTTGTCTTAATTAAAAGACTGTGTTAATGATTGAGCTGAAAGCAGGCCACAGTTAATTTATTCCTTTATACCATTGTTTTAACTGTATCCCTGCCACTAACTGTATCTGATATTGAATGGTTCATATCCACATATAAATTGTggttttctttgggaaatgaaCAGGAATTTCACTAGCACACAGTCTTTGCACTACTCTGTGCTTTGATTACTAATAATGATAGATAAATTTTTATTGACTAACTAGTTCCAGAAAGAACTGTCAGTGTTTTGAAGCAATAAAGTGTTCATGTGTCTCTCACATTTGAACCTGTCCTTTCCTGTgacatttagtattttattttcagttttcctccATCTTTCAAAGATACTATTTTCCAGATCTTGTATGTGTGCAACATTAGGTtcttaattacataaaaatttagcATTCTCAGATTTTGCATTCCCTCCCTCTTATGTGTATTCACATCCCCCCCCACCAAACACACAAGCTCACACTCTTAcactttttttctccatattttacatttttctggttAATCCTTGAGGATTGAATCCTGTTACAGGCATTTAAAGAATCttcagagaaaattatttatcAGTGTATGTTTGTTTAACTCTAGATATTTGTAGAGCAATTGAGTTGTTGGAAAAACTGCAAAGGAGTGGAGAGGTACCACCACAGAAACTTCAGGCTTTACAAAGAGTCCTTCAAAGTGAATTCTGCAATGCTGTAAGAGAGGTAAGTAAATGGGATTAAATTTACCAAAAGCTTGAGTTAATTAGGTGTAAGATAATACTCTGAAATCTGGGTTCAgaagtttttaagaaaacaaactttaGTAAAATATTAGAACCTATCCatctcattttttgaaaagaattttttattgaagtgtaatttacatacaatgttatatgaatttcaggTTCTGttcattactcagtgttcaccacaataagtgtagtccccatctgtcaccagacaTGTTATTACAGTACTaagattatattccctatgctatacttttcatgtccatattcattttataactggaattttgtacctcttcattttttggaatttttaatagaaaaacattttactgaGATGGCATAACTGCCTAAAACTTGAACACACTCATTTACCTGACTTAGAACTCAAACATGGTATATTCTGAGATTTTAAATCATGATGATAACTTTGGGTTTTACAGGTATATGAACATGTCTACGAGACTGTGGACATCAGTAGCAGTCCTGAAGTGAGAGCTAATGCAACTGCAAAggtaattgttttgttttgtttttttatttagtaAAAGTGAGAGAATTCATCATAAATGAGAGGTTTAAAATAGATAATTATTAGATATTTGATAGGCCTATTTTGAAAACTAACATAGAGTATCTTTCAAGCCACACTAAACTGTCTCAAATACAGAGACAAGACATTTTTTATTGGCTTTACAAGAAATACTTTATCATACCGTTTAGataatgcattaaaaatacacttgaacAAAAATAGTAATACACATGTAATACATagttgttatatataatatacatattacatcACTAATTACATAAATTTTCATCAAAACTCTGAGGTATatattattctgattttattggTGAGGAAACATTAGATTAGGTTATTTTTCTTAAACCACACAAACAGCAAATGGTAGAACTGGGTATTCCCCCAGGTTGctctttgcttttctcctttacCTTAACTCTGCAAATACAGGTAAATGTTGTTAGTAGGTTACCTCTTCAGAGCTGCATATGGCAGGTTTTATGTGCTTTTCTGTGCCAGTGATTTCCTCCGATATTTCCAGCATTGACCTCAATGTCTATcatgttttgttaaaataaattaatatcagCATTAGGTGACTTATACTAGACTTAGCCATTAGCAGATAATTTTGTCTTGTTAGGTACTGGTCCATGAAAGGAAATATTGGATTCCTTTTATGGAATATTGGATGttgaatataaacatttaaacatgTGGGTATAGTTTGGAAGTGTGTAAAAAAATGTCTCTGTATTTGAGACAGTTTAGTGTGGCTTGAAAGATACTCtgttagttttcaaaataaacctATCAAATATCTACCATTTGCTATAAAAGTATAGAAACTTGGCTTGAAATTCCTTAATTTTATGACCTTCATGGCTTACTGAATTTCTGGGCCTTAGTTCtattatctgtaaaacagggcttCTTTCAGACCTTGGAACCTAGTGGTATTCAACAAATCTtgatttcctccttcttcccattTTTGCTCATGGGACGCTGATCTATCATGAAAAATGGTACCAGATTATTTCATTACCTTTAAAAGCAGAACGaaatcagggtgcctgagtggctcagtcgttaggtgtctgccttcagcttaggtcatgatcccagagtcctgggattgagccctgcattgggctccctgctccacgggaggcctgcttctccctctcccactctccctgcttgtgttccgtctctcgctgtgtctgtcaaataaataaataaaatctttaaaaaaaataaaagcagaatgaaaCCAAAAATCTCAACTTTGCGTTAGAATTAGTGTAGATTAGTCtaaatttgaaagttttaaaGAAGATGTGACTCTGTTTCATCTTCTGTGGGATTTTAGTATTAACTGGGTTGTTAACTGAAGCAACAAAAAAATTTCATGGTCATATGTATCCGTCTTTTTCTCaatattgaattatttctttaattagcTATTTAGTATATAGTACAGAGATAGTACAGCAGCCCAAACGACTGCGTAAGAACACTTATCTCCTTACAGGTTATTATGTAGGTAGGTTGTGTCTTGTACAAAAGCTCCTAAAGGAGCCAGGCTATTCAGCCCAAAGCTTAGGGCTGCTGGTATGCTGGGGGAGGAGTTTTCTCTTTAATGTGCACCAGTGCTCATCTGCCAGGCAAGCCTGCTTGCCTGTTGCTGCACAGAAGTTCTGGACACTGGGTGGGCTGAGTGACCTAACCAATCTTAATACCTCCTACATGGACCCAGGGTATGCTTTCCAGTCATCATCTCTAAAACCCCATGCACTCACTTTTACCTTCTCCTAACTGCCAGTGAATGTGTGAGCGTGCAGACATCAAAAgtaaagtagttttaaaaaagagacaaaaaggggcacctgagtggctcagtcgattgagcgtctgccttcctgggatggccccgcatcgggttccctgctcagcagggagcctgcttctccctctcccactccccctgcttatctccctgtcaaataaataaataaaatctttaaaaaataaaaaaattaaaaagagacaaaagaactgaaacaataaagatcacatttttaaatatgtaaaattttctttGAGGCTACTGTGGCTGCATTTGCTGCCAGCGAAGGACATTCTCATCCTCGAGTTGTTGAGCTACCAAAAACAGAAGAAGGCCTTGGATTCAATATTATGGGAGGCAAAGAACAAAATTCTCCAATCTATATATCTCGAATAATTCCAGGTGGAATTGCTGATAGACATGGGGGCCTCAAGCGAGGAGATCAACTCCTTTCTGTTAATGGAGTGGTatggatgaattttatttctatttgtagtCATGCATTGTAACCACTTGGGGGTGTATTTGAGTTATAGAAACaagatgggtggggggggggagcgtACCAAAAAAGCTCTGTAGTTTAGAAATcccttggggagggtatgtgctacgatgagcgctgtgaattgtgtaagactgatgacctgtacccctgaaacaaataatacattatgtgttaataaaaataaataattaattaaaaaaaataaagaaatccctTGGGGGAATCCTGGGCAGTACTCTTTAGGACAGTGATACTTTTTAAGGCATTTTAAGtgtgttttgcttcttttccatTGTAAATTAGCAATGCTTAGTGTGATTGTTATGAAGTAATTAAGCTCTCCAGTAGTTAAGGAAGTACCTTAAATTAGAAGTCTGCCCTCATTTTAGTCTTACAGAATAGCAGTTGCTTAATTTACTTCTGACTTAGTGAAATAATAGGGCAAATTGATTGGTATTCGGAGTAATTATTTGGAACTTAAAAATCAGTTCCTGGACTATAAACAGAATATGATTTAGCAGAGAATTTCACACTGATTAAAATGACAAAGCCAGATTATCTCATAGGTTTGTAGTGTTgtgataataaaacattaaaacttttttacttatatgtattttaaacatttttgtattttgagttACCTAACAAAACCTGAAtattaattgtgtgtgtgttcatgtctgttttttttcctagagcGTTGAAGGAGAACATCATGAAAAAGCTGTAGAACtgctgaaagcagctcagggaaAGGTTAAATTAGTAGTACGATATACACCCAAGGTCCTAGAAGAAATGGAGTCACGCTTTGAAAAAATGAGATCAGCGAAACGCAGGCAACAGACCTAATGCAATTCAAAACTTTATATTCCATTTTGCTTTTAGCTAGGAAAGTTTTACTTGTGACCTACTGATGGCCGCAATGCCAATGattgtaaaaaagaaacagaaacttccCGTGAAATCCTCCTTGCCATTTTATAAACACCTATTTTAACATTGTTTATGGTTCCAGAGATGCATACACTTTTTTCTGACAAGAAAAAGTGAAAGGTGATGAGGGCAA
Above is a genomic segment from Halichoerus grypus chromosome 11, mHalGry1.hap1.1, whole genome shotgun sequence containing:
- the LIN7C gene encoding protein lin-7 homolog C; the protein is MAALGEPVRLERDICRAIELLEKLQRSGEVPPQKLQALQRVLQSEFCNAVREVYEHVYETVDISSSPEVRANATAKATVAAFAASEGHSHPRVVELPKTEEGLGFNIMGGKEQNSPIYISRIIPGGIADRHGGLKRGDQLLSVNGVSVEGEHHEKAVELLKAAQGKVKLVVRYTPKVLEEMESRFEKMRSAKRRQQT